The Streptomonospora litoralis genome window below encodes:
- a CDS encoding YihY/virulence factor BrkB family protein, which yields MARAAERIAAWQERHPRLNAVAVLTGRTVRAIGRTRVVGLAAESAFFSLLSLPALLLGLVGTLGHLRPVLGADTVLEIRAWLLGLASTALTADTVDSIVAPLVDEFLQGAQGGLLSVTFVVSLWSGSRAMNVFIDAITIAYGLDELRGYLRRRILALLAYLGGLLFALVVLPVLVAGPDLVHRLLPITVGYLHLFYWPLVCVLSALAVAMLYVLSTPVRTPLWRYLPGALVAMLVLLGGSVLLRIYLDASFGQVTIYGSLGAPIAILAWLWLMALAVLIGSALNAEIDAMWPTPRTAAARAEIAALRHARARRMVERREEALQATGRPQEDPGETAAEITARMRRLLGWGAERDPAAQAAEPVGAQQARRLRRFRRERERGRNRADAGGAATAAPSGGRRPSSGESEAVERPAGTGSARHGRQSRQTPEEGAAEPGTGAAAPPPRTGGEDGSDTAPTDRTGATPGSLRHPRGEGRETPPASS from the coding sequence GTGGCGCGCGCCGCCGAGCGGATCGCCGCGTGGCAGGAGCGCCACCCCCGGCTGAACGCCGTCGCCGTGCTCACGGGGCGGACGGTGCGGGCGATCGGGCGTACACGGGTGGTGGGGCTGGCGGCCGAGTCGGCCTTCTTCTCGCTGCTGTCGCTGCCCGCACTGCTGCTGGGGCTGGTGGGCACCCTGGGGCATCTGCGCCCCGTTCTGGGCGCCGACACGGTACTGGAGATCCGTGCCTGGCTGCTGGGGCTCGCCTCGACCGCCCTGACCGCCGACACCGTCGACTCCATCGTCGCGCCGCTGGTCGACGAGTTCCTGCAGGGCGCCCAGGGCGGACTGCTGTCGGTGACGTTCGTGGTGTCGCTGTGGTCGGGTTCGCGCGCCATGAACGTCTTCATCGACGCCATCACCATCGCCTACGGGCTCGACGAGCTGCGCGGCTACCTGCGCCGGCGGATCCTGGCGCTGCTGGCCTATCTGGGCGGGCTGCTGTTCGCGCTGGTGGTGCTGCCGGTACTGGTCGCCGGGCCGGACCTGGTGCACCGGCTGCTGCCGATCACCGTCGGCTACCTGCACCTGTTCTACTGGCCGCTGGTGTGCGTCCTGTCCGCGCTGGCGGTGGCGATGCTGTATGTGCTCAGCACCCCGGTACGCACCCCGCTGTGGCGCTACCTGCCGGGCGCCCTGGTGGCCATGCTCGTCCTGCTGGGCGGATCGGTACTGCTGCGCATCTATCTGGACGCCTCCTTCGGCCAGGTCACCATCTACGGGTCGCTGGGAGCCCCGATCGCGATACTGGCATGGCTGTGGCTGATGGCCCTGGCCGTGCTGATCGGCTCGGCGCTCAACGCCGAGATCGACGCCATGTGGCCCACCCCGCGCACCGCAGCGGCGCGCGCCGAGATCGCCGCGCTGCGCCACGCCCGCGCCCGGCGCATGGTGGAGCGGCGCGAAGAGGCGCTGCAAGCCACCGGGCGTCCGCAGGAGGATCCGGGCGAGACGGCTGCGGAGATCACCGCGCGGATGCGGCGGCTGCTGGGCTGGGGCGCCGAGCGCGACCCCGCCGCGCAGGCGGCCGAGCCTGTCGGCGCGCAGCAGGCGAGGCGGCTGCGGCGGTTCCGGCGCGAGCGGGAGCGCGGTCGTAACCGAGCGGACGCGGGCGGGGCTGCGACAGCCGCTCCGAGCGGCGGGCGCCGTCCGTCCTCGGGCGAATCGGAGGCGGTCGAGCGCCCCGCCGGGACCGGCTCCGCTCGTCACGGCCGGCAGTCCCGGCAGACCCCTGAGGAGGGGGCGGCGGAGCCGGGGACCGGGGCCGCCGCGCCGCCGCCCCGGACCGGCGGCGAGGACGGCTCCGATACCGCCCCGACCGACCGCACCGGGGCCACCCCCGGATCGTTGCGGCACCCCCGCGGCGAAGGCCGGGAGACCCCTCCGGCATCCTCGTAG
- a CDS encoding nitrite/sulfite reductase: protein MPPTTASTGSRPRRGEGQWALGYREPLNKNEENKKNDDGLNVQQRIIDIYSKAGFDSIDPADLRGRFRWLGLYTQRAPGIEGGKTAVLEPEELDDRYFMLRVRIDGGQLSVAQLRAIADISTTYARDTADITDRQNVQLHWIRIEDVPAIWEKLEAVGLSTMEACGDTPRVIMGCPVAGVDENEIIDATPQIRQIHDEYIGSPLFSNLPRKFKTTISGCSAFCTNHEIDDVALAGVVGPDGAPGFDLFVGGGLSTNPMFAQRLGAFVRPDQVSDVWAGVAGIFRDYGYRRLRHRARIKFLIKDWGAAKFREVLEKEYLGYALPDGPEIDMREGQQRDHIGVHRQRDGRNYVGFAARVGRIPGTGLARIADIAEEHGSDRIRTTADQKLVILDVADDRVDSIVSTLEAEDLRVRPSVFRRQTMACTGIEFCKLAIVETKDRGAELIDELERRLPDFPEPVTINLNGCPNSCARIQVADIGLKGQLVTDADGDQVEGFQVHLGGGMGLNPAFGRKVRGLKTTAAELPDYVERVLRRFLEQKDEGETFAAWAARAEDGDLK, encoded by the coding sequence ATGCCGCCCACCACCGCATCGACCGGCTCCCGGCCGCGCCGCGGCGAGGGCCAATGGGCTCTCGGCTATCGGGAACCGCTGAACAAGAACGAAGAGAACAAGAAGAACGATGATGGGCTCAACGTCCAGCAGCGCATCATCGACATCTACTCCAAGGCCGGGTTCGACTCCATCGATCCGGCCGATCTGCGCGGGCGCTTCCGCTGGCTGGGCCTCTACACCCAGCGCGCCCCGGGCATCGAGGGCGGCAAGACCGCCGTGCTGGAGCCCGAGGAGCTCGACGACCGCTACTTCATGCTGCGCGTGCGCATCGACGGCGGCCAACTGAGCGTGGCCCAACTGCGTGCCATCGCCGACATCTCCACCACCTACGCGCGCGACACCGCCGACATCACCGACCGGCAGAACGTCCAGTTGCACTGGATCCGGATCGAGGACGTCCCCGCGATCTGGGAGAAGCTGGAAGCGGTCGGCCTGTCGACCATGGAGGCCTGCGGCGACACCCCGCGCGTGATCATGGGCTGTCCCGTGGCCGGCGTCGATGAGAACGAGATCATCGACGCCACCCCGCAGATCCGCCAGATCCACGACGAGTACATCGGCAGTCCGCTGTTCTCCAACCTGCCGCGCAAGTTCAAGACGACGATCTCGGGGTGCTCGGCGTTCTGCACCAACCACGAGATCGACGACGTGGCTTTGGCGGGCGTCGTGGGCCCCGACGGCGCGCCGGGCTTCGACCTGTTCGTCGGCGGCGGGCTGTCCACCAACCCCATGTTCGCCCAGCGGTTGGGCGCGTTCGTGCGGCCCGACCAGGTCAGCGACGTGTGGGCCGGAGTCGCCGGGATCTTCCGCGACTACGGCTACCGGCGGCTGCGCCACCGCGCCCGCATCAAGTTCCTGATCAAGGACTGGGGAGCGGCGAAGTTCCGCGAGGTGCTGGAGAAGGAGTACCTGGGTTACGCGCTGCCGGACGGCCCCGAGATCGACATGCGCGAGGGCCAGCAGCGGGACCACATCGGCGTGCACCGCCAGCGCGACGGCCGCAACTACGTCGGCTTCGCGGCGCGCGTGGGGCGCATCCCGGGCACCGGGCTCGCCCGCATCGCCGACATCGCCGAGGAGCACGGCTCCGACCGCATCCGCACCACCGCCGACCAGAAGCTGGTCATCCTGGACGTCGCCGACGACCGGGTCGACTCCATCGTCTCGACACTGGAGGCCGAGGACCTGCGGGTGCGTCCCAGCGTCTTCCGTCGCCAGACCATGGCCTGCACCGGCATCGAGTTCTGCAAGCTGGCCATCGTCGAGACCAAGGACCGCGGCGCCGAGCTGATCGACGAGCTGGAGCGGCGGCTTCCGGACTTCCCCGAGCCGGTGACGATCAACCTCAACGGCTGCCCCAACTCCTGCGCGCGTATCCAGGTCGCCGACATCGGCCTCAAGGGCCAGCTGGTCACCGACGCCGACGGCGACCAGGTCGAGGGCTTCCAGGTGCACCTGGGCGGCGGCATGGGGCTCAACCCGGCGTTCGGCCGCAAGGTGCGCGGACTCAAGACCACGGCGGCGGAGCTGCCCGACTACGTCGAGCGGGTGCTGCGGCGCTTCCTGGAGCAGAAGGACGAGGGCGAGACGTTCGCGGCCTGGGCCGCCCGGGCCGAGGACGGCGATCTGAAGTGA